The following are encoded together in the Cicer arietinum cultivar CDC Frontier isolate Library 1 chromosome 2, Cicar.CDCFrontier_v2.0, whole genome shotgun sequence genome:
- the LOC101495506 gene encoding proline-rich receptor-like protein kinase PERK8 isoform X1, producing MSAASPSPATSNVAPLSNTAPPPSSSTSPPPKSSSTAPPPEQPSSPSPPPETSPPPATQTAPPPPTLPSPPPPSPSPPSPPPPSPSPPSPPPPTSPSRPPPSPPPSSPPRPSPPPQSPVPPKSPPPPSPPLAPSAPPPSKPSPPPDNSPPPATVTPPRRSPPPPPKNRTPPPASPPKLPPPPSQPSQPPSSPPLPLPSPPPTPFPPPATPSSQSLPPSNSTPRLLPPSPSIIRLSPPPPPPSQNGSENSTPEIGSSGGIGSGAVVAIAAVFGGILLLGFIGVAIWCLRRKKKKDPPNDGYVMPFTLPSSTESDSSFFKIHAASAPLVSSGSNSDVVHTPSDPGGGMGHSRNWFSYEELFKATNGFSTLNLLGEGGFGFVYKGCLPDGREIAVKQLKIGGSQGEREFKAEVEIISRIHHRHLVSLVGYCIQDDRKLLVYDYVPNNTLHFHLHGEGQPVLEWQNRIKIVAGAARGIAYLHEDCNPRIIHRDIKPSNILLDFNYEARVSDFGLAKLALDANTHITTRVMGTFGWLYILMYVAPEYVSSGKLTDKSDVYSFGVVLLELITGRMPVDPSQLGDQSLVEWARPLLSDALETEEFDSLVDPKLGKNYVDSEMFCMIEVAAACVRHSAAKRPRMGQVVRAFESLATSDLTNGMRVGQSQAFDSAQQSEEIRLFQRMAFVEGFILDQDCRYGKGALLLLILKLLTGLYQVQTTILLTKIYCSLTEILLLLTRICKILLIM from the exons ATGTCAGCGGCGTCGCCGTCTCCGGCAACCTCCAACGTCGCGCCACTTTCTAATACAGCTCCACCGCCGTCTTCATCAACTTCTCCTCCACCGAAGTCCTCATCCACTGCTCCTCCACCGGAACAACCCTCCTCTCCTTCACCTCCTCCAGAAACATCACCACCTCCGGCAACCCAAACTGCTCCTCCTCCTCCCACCTTGCCGTCGCCTCCACCACCTTCACCATCACCTCCGTCGCCACCTCCGCCTTCACCATCACCTCCGTCGCCACCTCCTCCAACCTCGCCGTCTCGTCCTCCCCCATCGCCACCACCATCTTCTCCACCTCGTCCCTCACCGCCACCGCAATCGCCTGTTCCGCCAAAAAGCCCTCCTCCACCTTCACCACCACTAGCACCGTCAGCTCCACCGCCGTCGAAGCCATCTCCTCCACCGGATAATTCACCCCCTCCTGCCACCGTGACACCACCCCGACGTTCACCACCACCACCCCCTAAAAACCGAACTCCACCACCAGCATCACCGCCTAAGTTACCACCGCCACCATCACAACCATCACAACCACCATCATCACCACCATTACCATTACCATCACCACCACCAACACCATTTCCTCCTCCTGCTACACCTAGTTCACAATCACTTCCACCTTCAAATTCAACGCCAAGACTACTTCCTCCATCACCCTCAATCATTCGATTGTCGCCTCCTCCGCCGCCGCCATCGCAGAATGGATCAGAAAATTCAACCCCTGAAATTGGAAGCAGTGGTGGAATTGGTTCTGGTGCTGTAGTAGCTATTGCTGCTGTGTTTGGTGGAATTCTATTGCTTGGCTTCATTGGAGTTGCTATATGGTGCTTgaggagaaaaaagaaaaaagatccTCCTAATGATGGTTATGTTATGCCTTTCACTCTTCCCTCCTCAACTGAATCAG ATTCATCCTTTTTTAAGATACATGCTGCCTCTGCTCCTCTTGTAAGTAGTGGCTCTAACAGTGATGTTGTGCATACACCATCTGACCCTGGTGGTGGAATGGGCCACTCAAGGAATTGGTTTTCATATGAAGAACTATTCAAGGCCACAAATGGTTTCTCAACTCTGAATCTTTTGGGAGAGGGTGGATTTGGTTTTGTATATAAAGGATGTTTACCTGATGGGAGAGAGATAGCAGTGAAACAGCTCAAAATTGGTGGAAGTCAAGGGGAAAGAGAATTCAAAGCTGAAGTCGAAATTATTAGTCGCATACATCATCGCCATTTGGTTTCTTTAGTTGGATACTGCATTCAAGATGACAGAAAACTACTTGTCTATGATTATGTCCCTAACAATACCCTTCATTTTCATCTACATG GGGAAGGTCAACCTGTGCTGGAATGGCAAAATCGTATTAAAATTGTAGCTGGTGCGGCTCGAGGAATAGCTTATCTACATGAAGACT GCAATCCTCGGATTATTCACAGAGATATTAAGCCGTCAAACATTCTTTTGGATTTCAACTATGAAGCTCGT gTCTCAGATTTCGGCCTAGCCAAATTAGCTCTGGATGCAAATACACATATAACCACGCGTGTCATGGGAACTTTTGGGTggttatatatattaat GTATGTTGCTCCTGAATATGTGTCAAGTGGAAAATTGACTGACAAGTCTGATGTATATTCTTTTGGAGTTGTGCTTTTGGAGCTCATTACCGGACGGATGCCTGTAGATCCATCCCAACTGGGAGATCAGAGTCTAGTTGAATGG GCTCGACCTTTGCTAAGTGATGCACTTGAAACTGAGGAATTTGATAGTTTGGTAGATCCAAAGCTAGGAAAGAACTACGTTGATAGCGAAATGTTTTGCATGATTGAAGTTGCTGCTGCTTGTGTTCGACATTCAGCTGCTAAGAGACCTCGCATGGGACAg GTTGTTAGAGCTTTTGAAAGCTTAGCAACTTCAGATCTAACCAACGGAATGCGAGTCGGGCAAAGTCAGGCATTTGACTCTGCACAGCAATCTGAAGAAATAAGATTGTTTCAGAGGATGGCATTTG TGGAAGGGTTTATTTTGGACCAAGATTGTAGATATGGCAAAGGTGCATTGCTGCTATTGATTCTGAAACTGCTGACTGGACTCTATCAGGTTCAAACAACCATTCTTCTGACCAAAATTTATTGTTCTTTGACAGAAATTTTGTTGCTTTTAACtagaatttgtaaaatattacttataatgTAG
- the LOC101495506 gene encoding proline-rich receptor-like protein kinase PERK8 isoform X2, which translates to MSAASPSPATSNVAPLSNTAPPPSSSTSPPPKSSSTAPPPEQPSSPSPPPETSPPPATQTAPPPPTLPSPPPPSPSPPSPPPPSPSPPSPPPPTSPSRPPPSPPPSSPPRPSPPPQSPVPPKSPPPPSPPLAPSAPPPSKPSPPPDNSPPPATVTPPRRSPPPPPKNRTPPPASPPKLPPPPSQPSQPPSSPPLPLPSPPPTPFPPPATPSSQSLPPSNSTPRLLPPSPSIIRLSPPPPPPSQNGSENSTPEIGSSGGIGSGAVVAIAAVFGGILLLGFIGVAIWCLRRKKKKDPPNDGYVMPFTLPSSTESDSSFFKIHAASAPLVSSGSNSDVVHTPSDPGGGMGHSRNWFSYEELFKATNGFSTLNLLGEGGFGFVYKGCLPDGREIAVKQLKIGGSQGEREFKAEVEIISRIHHRHLVSLVGYCIQDDRKLLVYDYVPNNTLHFHLHGEGQPVLEWQNRIKIVAGAARGIAYLHEDCNPRIIHRDIKPSNILLDFNYEARVSDFGLAKLALDANTHITTRVMGTFGYVAPEYVSSGKLTDKSDVYSFGVVLLELITGRMPVDPSQLGDQSLVEWARPLLSDALETEEFDSLVDPKLGKNYVDSEMFCMIEVAAACVRHSAAKRPRMGQVVRAFESLATSDLTNGMRVGQSQAFDSAQQSEEIRLFQRMAFVEGFILDQDCRYGKGALLLLILKLLTGLYQVQTTILLTKIYCSLTEILLLLTRICKILLIM; encoded by the exons ATGTCAGCGGCGTCGCCGTCTCCGGCAACCTCCAACGTCGCGCCACTTTCTAATACAGCTCCACCGCCGTCTTCATCAACTTCTCCTCCACCGAAGTCCTCATCCACTGCTCCTCCACCGGAACAACCCTCCTCTCCTTCACCTCCTCCAGAAACATCACCACCTCCGGCAACCCAAACTGCTCCTCCTCCTCCCACCTTGCCGTCGCCTCCACCACCTTCACCATCACCTCCGTCGCCACCTCCGCCTTCACCATCACCTCCGTCGCCACCTCCTCCAACCTCGCCGTCTCGTCCTCCCCCATCGCCACCACCATCTTCTCCACCTCGTCCCTCACCGCCACCGCAATCGCCTGTTCCGCCAAAAAGCCCTCCTCCACCTTCACCACCACTAGCACCGTCAGCTCCACCGCCGTCGAAGCCATCTCCTCCACCGGATAATTCACCCCCTCCTGCCACCGTGACACCACCCCGACGTTCACCACCACCACCCCCTAAAAACCGAACTCCACCACCAGCATCACCGCCTAAGTTACCACCGCCACCATCACAACCATCACAACCACCATCATCACCACCATTACCATTACCATCACCACCACCAACACCATTTCCTCCTCCTGCTACACCTAGTTCACAATCACTTCCACCTTCAAATTCAACGCCAAGACTACTTCCTCCATCACCCTCAATCATTCGATTGTCGCCTCCTCCGCCGCCGCCATCGCAGAATGGATCAGAAAATTCAACCCCTGAAATTGGAAGCAGTGGTGGAATTGGTTCTGGTGCTGTAGTAGCTATTGCTGCTGTGTTTGGTGGAATTCTATTGCTTGGCTTCATTGGAGTTGCTATATGGTGCTTgaggagaaaaaagaaaaaagatccTCCTAATGATGGTTATGTTATGCCTTTCACTCTTCCCTCCTCAACTGAATCAG ATTCATCCTTTTTTAAGATACATGCTGCCTCTGCTCCTCTTGTAAGTAGTGGCTCTAACAGTGATGTTGTGCATACACCATCTGACCCTGGTGGTGGAATGGGCCACTCAAGGAATTGGTTTTCATATGAAGAACTATTCAAGGCCACAAATGGTTTCTCAACTCTGAATCTTTTGGGAGAGGGTGGATTTGGTTTTGTATATAAAGGATGTTTACCTGATGGGAGAGAGATAGCAGTGAAACAGCTCAAAATTGGTGGAAGTCAAGGGGAAAGAGAATTCAAAGCTGAAGTCGAAATTATTAGTCGCATACATCATCGCCATTTGGTTTCTTTAGTTGGATACTGCATTCAAGATGACAGAAAACTACTTGTCTATGATTATGTCCCTAACAATACCCTTCATTTTCATCTACATG GGGAAGGTCAACCTGTGCTGGAATGGCAAAATCGTATTAAAATTGTAGCTGGTGCGGCTCGAGGAATAGCTTATCTACATGAAGACT GCAATCCTCGGATTATTCACAGAGATATTAAGCCGTCAAACATTCTTTTGGATTTCAACTATGAAGCTCGT gTCTCAGATTTCGGCCTAGCCAAATTAGCTCTGGATGCAAATACACATATAACCACGCGTGTCATGGGAACTTTTGG GTATGTTGCTCCTGAATATGTGTCAAGTGGAAAATTGACTGACAAGTCTGATGTATATTCTTTTGGAGTTGTGCTTTTGGAGCTCATTACCGGACGGATGCCTGTAGATCCATCCCAACTGGGAGATCAGAGTCTAGTTGAATGG GCTCGACCTTTGCTAAGTGATGCACTTGAAACTGAGGAATTTGATAGTTTGGTAGATCCAAAGCTAGGAAAGAACTACGTTGATAGCGAAATGTTTTGCATGATTGAAGTTGCTGCTGCTTGTGTTCGACATTCAGCTGCTAAGAGACCTCGCATGGGACAg GTTGTTAGAGCTTTTGAAAGCTTAGCAACTTCAGATCTAACCAACGGAATGCGAGTCGGGCAAAGTCAGGCATTTGACTCTGCACAGCAATCTGAAGAAATAAGATTGTTTCAGAGGATGGCATTTG TGGAAGGGTTTATTTTGGACCAAGATTGTAGATATGGCAAAGGTGCATTGCTGCTATTGATTCTGAAACTGCTGACTGGACTCTATCAGGTTCAAACAACCATTCTTCTGACCAAAATTTATTGTTCTTTGACAGAAATTTTGTTGCTTTTAACtagaatttgtaaaatattacttataatgTAG